From Lepus europaeus isolate LE1 chromosome 3, mLepTim1.pri, whole genome shotgun sequence, a single genomic window includes:
- the NCR3 gene encoding natural cytotoxicity triggering receptor 3 codes for MTWMLVLIFVTAHPGCCTLWVSQPPEIHTQEGVATILPCSFNASRGRPAIGSVTWYRDKVAPGKEVKNETPEFRGRLGPLASSRFFYDHQAELCIWHTSSRDAGVYVCSVEVLGLGVGTGNGTRLVVERAPPPLEASTVLFLRAGFYALSFLSVAVGSTLYYQGKCHCHLGTHRHS; via the exons ATGACCTGGATGCTGGTGCTCATCTTCGTCACGGCCCACCCAG GATGCTGTACCCTCTGGGTATCCCAGCCCCCTGAGATTCACACCCAGGAGGGTGTTGCTACCATCCTGCCCTGCAGCTTCAACGCCTCCCGGGGGAGACCGGCCATTGGCTCCGTCACGTGGTACCGGGACAAGGTGGCTCCAGGGAAGGAAGTGAAGAACGAAACCCCAGAGTTCAGGGGCCGCCTGGGCCCCCTGGCCTCTTCCCGGTTCTTTTACGACCACCAGGCTGAGCTTTGTATCTGGCACACCTCGAGCCGTGATGCGGGCGTCTACGTCTGCAGCGTGGAGGTGCTGGGCCTGGGCGTCGGCACAGGGAATGGGACTCGGCTGGTGGTGGAGAGAG cccctcctccgCTAGAGGCCAGCACAGTCCTCTTCCTCCGGGCTGGATTCTACGCTCTCAGCTTTCTCTCTGTGGCCGTGGGCAGCACCCTCTATTACCAGGGCAAAT GCCACTGTCACCTGGGGACACATCGCCACTCTTGA